GAGGGATAGAGTCCTGGCCTCTGAGctgtttggtgtgtgtgttcCCCCACTATTCCTCTCGTCAGCTATCCCAGCATAACAAAGCCcccccaaaaattaaaaattatcaaaaaaagtCGTAAATCAGAAACAATTGGTATGTTTTCTGATAGAATTTTCCTccatcaacacatttttttcctgagtAGTATATGCCAAGTAAATAAACTTTACTTACAGAAGAAATAAAGACTCAAACCCTGTCCAACAATTCTACTTTTTACTGTGTTGCAGAGTGCAATGTATAAAATATCTCACCTTTCTCCACCATCTCCTGAAAAGCCTTGGCCAGCTCTAACAGAACAGCACTGCCAACTGCAGCTCTGGCGTAACCTTGACCCCAGGCATCTCTCTGAGCTCCCAGAACAATGTAGTGATCTGAAGAACCCCATACAGACAcccaaaaagccaaaatttagATCTATAATGAAGAAGCAAATAATTACTGCAGATGAAAACACGATGATAAGTCATTTTCTACCAGGATCAGTGAATCCTTTGATGACTCCAAACACGTTGTGGATCTTGGTGTTGACGAGCACGTTGTTCACCTCTATGGTGACGTTCTCACTGCCTCCGAGTCTGTACGTGACGGATTCCAAGCCACCTTCAAAACCACTGCCTGCATCTGCTTCAGGACCGCCGATTTTCCTGCAGAGGAGACAGAGTGTGGGTGATTTTTCTGCTGACTGTGAGCATTTGTGCATGTTGAAGTATTCTTACTGTAGCATAGATAAAGCCATGTTTGCAGTGATAGTCTGAGCTGGGATTTCAGGGAGGCCAGATGACTTAGTCGGGGGGAACTGTGTGTGGTTGAATGAAGGAAATCCAGGGGTGTAGGGGTCTCCAGAGCCCATATGGacctaaaaaacaacacactaATGTCAGGCTGTACAAAgacatttcaaatgaagactATGCtatctgttttaaatgcagttaTTTTACTGAGTAAGAGATTTGTTTTTGAACTGATAGGGAAAAAATGATTGATAGTCCctaatttcttcttttcttaaGAGTTACTCTAGGTTAGAGAGACTTGGTGATCatgacaataataaaaaaaaagttgtgcatatcagtgttaatttcatcgactaaaactatgactaaaaatcttcatcgacagccttttaaTCCATGACAAAatctagactaagactaacaaaaatagatctgtgatgactaaaactgacaaaacctaagtttagtttttatcaagatgactaaaacgagactaaaatgtaatgtagttttcgtctgacattcaaaaactgtgatatttctctactgtgggtaaatctgtcaaaaaacaatccatctgtatctattcttcctctcagctgtagaaagcagggacaccaggtttggcagggtgcagagaacacactaccatgatttggtaccagatttaggcaagaaaataaatgcttggactaaagtaaagactgaaatgtgaggacttttatggactaaaactagactaaaatgttttgagttttcgtcgactaaaacaagactaaaactaaaaagggtacaaatgactaaaatgggactaaagctaaaatgcatttcatttacagTCTAtaaataagactaaaattaaaaacagctgccaaaattaacactggtgcatACATTCGTACTGGTATTGGCTGAAATATCAGCACAAATCCAGTATCACAACCCAAACAACTCTAATATCAGAATCAAGGTTAtaacagttttggatttttcattcgtttttatttttatttagtttttacctcTTGCTTTAGATttcagtttagatttttttatcctgctggtttcttagtttagtttagttttgatttctaaaaaatgcttcgttttagtttagtttttattagttttagttttgtagCAATATGGCCCACCTGTCGAGGGCCTGACCCAAAAgagctcttcacttttcatttttttgttcaatttttatgtttctgtacaactcaagacctaaaagtAACCACTGAGCAAAGTCTTctgcaatcaaatcaggccactTTATTCGCTCCGGGCCTGGGTGTTTATGTCAGACAGTCTGCTGCTGACAAAGattaaaactaaggagattttgtctctaattttatttcattttagtaaGTTTTGTCAGcacaaaaattagttttagttagttttctttaTCTCATAaagctcatttttattttgtttcagttaactaaaaagatttttacctttaagttttagttatttagtttgttttcttaaGTATAATAACCTTGTTCAGAATATGTCAAAAACATCACAAGACTCGGTTATGTTTGCAAACTCACATGTCCGTAGAGCTCAGTGTCCGCGACATACTTGAAATCCTGAATGTCAGGGTAGATTAGGACAGCAGCAGCTCCGTTTGCGGCAGCAATATTCACCtaagacacaaaaaaaacaagaatcaagGTTTTGGGAAAGTTCCagctacacacacaaaataaaagacaaattaaagGCATCAAAATAGCAAATGGTACCTGCTCTGCAAAAGTGATGTTCCCCGCCCGCAGCAGCAGCACGCTGCCTTCCAGCTCAATGCTCTTCTTCTTCAGGAAATCCAGATCCTTCTGACGGCCGTAGTTGCCGTACACCAGCTTCCCCTGCAAGCACATACGCACAAAATCCCCGTTAAAGACTAACAGTTAAAATTCACAAGAAGAAGAACAGTTGCAAGACTGACTTTATTAAAAGTGTTACTCACCTGGACCCTTTTAGGAGCGCTGTATGCCAGATAGCCCTTTGGCTCGAAGACATCAGGACCAAAAGAGACCCGGTTTGGACGAGTGCTTTGAGTTAAAGGGAAAACGATGTTAACAACAAGATTCAATTGATGATTTTCCTATGTTTAGGTTTATTTCAAATGCCTCTTTTCTTGAAAATAATCTTTATGAATATGTTTCTGTTACAGACAAAGTTTAAGATTATCTTCAGCAATGGTTACAAAGAAATAACATATCCATGAAGTTTGACTGGTTTTACTTTtgaacaaaaaaggcaaaaaacaaacGATATTTAACCAAAAGTCTGCAAAATGCTCAGAACAGTTTGTCAAAATGCTTTTAGTCCAATTATGTAAGAAGGTGGCAGAATTGGACATCAAACTAGCGTATATAGAAAATGCATATCCCCTCCACCTGTCAATTCAAATCACTCCTCTAGCAGGCCAGCACCCTCCTAACACAGCATATTTAATTTTCCAGAAATAAATCTCATCCAAGTAAAGATTAAAAAGTTATCAACCTGTCAGGCTTCTGCAGCTGAACGTAGTAGATGTTCGTCCACGGAGCCATCTGAAGTGTCTTGAACTCGTTGAATATGCGGTTTGCCATGCTTATATCCTCGTCACTCCCTGCTGGACGCTTTGGCTGGTCAAATTCACTGTGGAGAAAcaaaatctaatttttcttGCCAACACTGACTCACTTTATTCTTCTGAACAACTCTTTTATAAAGTTCAAACGCTTCTGAGTAAAAAATCCGACAGATGACCTATGAGCTCTTCAGGAGAAGTTTGAGGCTTTGGTGGGAAATGTCAGTcatgtttttgtagtttttcacCTGAAAAAGTGAGCTTGTTGATGAAGTCTAACCACAAAAAGGTCTGTGGTTACACAGCTGTCAGGGGAGTACTCATGTCATGAAGCAAGAATAGTTTCTGTGCAAGAAATGATTATTTAACATAAGGTCATTATTACAGCCTCAGTGTCACAACTCAAGATATGTTTATATGTTGAGTTGTTGTTCATatcttttaaaggggacatgttttaccctttaaaggaAAGTTTAATactgttctcagaggtccccaaaacatttctgtgaagtttgttactgaaaaaaaaacactctaatataggatttttgcatgtctaaaaaaccctctgaGCTATCCAgtatctcagctggcagctgagaggaagatcaggagaggagggtggaactttcttcgaagcggggagggccaaccagaaatgggggcggggctaactccaccatgacatcatgaggggaaaaactgaaaacggcttgtttcagcacacattttctgaaaggtgtgtgtgtgtgtggggggggggggggggggggtgttctggtatttgagggaattgtggccaggggcacatatttttcttagaaaagcctgaaaaaggaatttttgcacaatatgtccccttttGCTCTGTGAGCAGTAAGGTCTTATATagacaggtgtgtgcctttcctaATCAAGTCCAATCAATTTACTCCAATAAAAGGTGTAGAAACCATCTCAAGAATGATCAGAAGAAATGGACAGCACCTGAGTTAAATATACGAGTGTCACagcaaagggtctgaattcTTATGGtcatgtgatattttagtttttgttctttaataaatttgcaaaaatgtctacagttctgtgttttctgtcaaaatggGCTTCTGTGTGTacattaataaagaaaaaaaagatatatttttggtatttttgtgcctttatttgacagataaaggacagtggatagagtcggaaacaaggatgagagcGAGGAAGAGACATGCGGTACAGGGCcccaggccagatttgaacctgggccgtccatgtacatggggcatgCCCTAAACCCCTAGGCTACCTGTGCTGaggggatttttaaaaattattcagtCATAGGCTGCGAGTCACTCTGCCCACCTCCACTGATTGCAAGtagtttctttaaatgaaactaACATTGTGCACATATTCTGCATATACTTATCAATTAACCTGCTTTTTCTTAATGTGCAGAATAACCACCAAGTGAGTGACAAAAGATGATACAAAATGCCTCAAACCCCCGCCAATATGGTCCTTATTACATCTTCTTGTGTGCAGTAAAGTGGCGGCTGAACTTTTAGTCCTAACAGAGCATGTCTCAGTATTTTATACTGGTATAGAGTTCACACCAATATGTaggttttaaccatttttaggatgaaaaaatatatcaaaaggTTTATCTTATACAGCTCATTTTATGGTAAATCTTTCATCTATTGATTCTTCATTATCCTTTTATTTGCTTAAGTTTCTAGGTTAAATCAATTTCTTGAAGACATAAAAGGACAGATCACACATTTCTCATGCTaaaataaatgccaaaaaaattaaatgagttttaagatgCGATTTAAAAGTTGGTAGGGTGGAGGATGTTTTGATTTCAAGTGGTAGTTTGTTCCACAATTTAGGAACCACCACAGAAAAGGCCATGATCACCTCAGGTTTTTAATCTGGTTTTGGAACAATGGGTTGAAGCTGATCATCAGACCTCAGGAATCGTGAGGGGGTGTCGACATTTAAGAGGCAGAAATGTACTGAGGatctgatctgttttacagatgTTAAAACGAACTATAAAATCTTTGAATAAAATGAGCATATAACGACAACCCTGGCTTCCCTCCACTGTCTCCCTGttcattttataatttatttagaGTACTTGTCGTGTAGCAGCATTTTGGACTATctgtaaacatgcaaaaaaggcCTGATTGACACCAAAGTAATGTGCATTACAGTGGTCCAAATGTtgagaaataaaagcatgaatcacTCACTCAAAGTCAGTAAAactatttattaaaaaaagtctCCGATGACAACACTGTATCTAACAGTAGAGTTTATTTGTTGattcaatttaaaatcattGTCAAGCTTTATACCAAGATTTAAAACTGTGGATTTAACATAAGGCAACAGGGGGTCCAGGACCCTGAGAGGTGCACCCCGGGTTCCACTAGGGCCTTAAACAATTagttcagttttctttttattaaaatcCAAAAAGCACATCCAGTCTTTCATGTCTTTAAGGCAgacattttatgatttttatagTTCTACAATGTTTTCATATTGCTTACTCTCTTCAATGTTTATATCTCCTTtcattgcttttatttcttcctGTTTCATTAATATCTTTAGTCTGTTTGGTCCCAGTTAAGTTTGTTTCATTGTGTGAACCTTGACTTCCTATATATTAACGTTGTTTGGCTTATTATGATTATGCCTGCATGTTAAAATACTCCATTTGTTTTCAATGATgtcaaataaagttattactttaatttttatcacCTTTTGTCTCTCTTAAGGCACGAACAGCTGCGTGTTTATATGATAGATGCTGTATGAGCAAAGTGAAGGCTTCTTTATGTGATTTACTCAAAAATGGACTAGCAGCAAGTTTACGTTCTTGTTGGGTGTCTGAAGTTAAGGACTATTAAACAGGACATATagtacttaacaaatttattagaccaccacccaaagtaaggtttatgccacagctgccctaaataaaCAGCATTGGAGCGTtaattactaaaatcattttttatgtttctgcaatggttaatacaccaatatgtagaagctctttaaccataatgatatttttaatgctaaaatataattattattgttatccatgaattttcaaatttactgatttacaaaaacactgaaaaaatagtaaagcacattaatatttcttgattaatatgtcaaattatagttattcacttgcattcctgaacagaaaaaattgttttagtggttgaatgttatgcttgattcatttctgacttctcagagaagcccagtgagccggctcaaatttgggtgaattcagtttgagattcctcattcctgttcaaaatggtaaaacctggagagctgactgaaaaagaaagagtccgcattaaagcacttcatgatgctggatggtctctgagacaaatatgacaggtggtctaataaatttgttaagcactgtaccttACAGAGTGACCAGAATACCTGAGAGTTTTGTCGAAGGCCTGGCTGCTAAGTTTCTGAGTGAGAAGTTCGGTAACGTCTGCCCAGTCCATCTGAGAATTGGGAGCTACAGGAACAACAACTGGGTCTTGGGTCGGGGTCTTACTGGTCTGCTTTTCCACCGACAGCTGGAGGTCACAGCTTGCCGTCTGATGACTGATGAAGCCAAACATGTACCCTgtataacaacaacaacaacaacaagaacaccaacaacaaaaacactgattaatagagtggtgcaggaatgagtcctaaaatgtggaagtgagttagcattttagctctTACGGTTCCGGTTGATCCTGTACTTTACATTTCAGGGACATATACAACAAACAATCCAGAAAATgatattaagaaataaaatgacCTACcaatcataaaaatcaaaatcgtGGCCAGGATACAGTAACAAACGGTACGTCTGCTTTGGTGAGGTGGCACCGGCCTGAAGCTTGGAGAGCCTCCTGCCTGCCCATCATCCGTTTCTGTGCCGTCGTCAGACAGTTTGACCTCATCATGTCTTTCTCCATCTTCTTCCGGCTGCAGAGGGAAGCTGCTAGAGCGCTCACTGTTTATCTACAGGTAGAAAGAAAAGAGTAAAAACTATGAGAGAAATACGATTCCTCCCTGGTCCCAAAGCTTCTCTGGCAGACTGGCAACATATTAATCTAATCATGGAAAAAAGTTATTTGAAAAGGGTGTTTTAAATAAGTTGTAAAGAAAGGTAGCAATCACTCACCACTCTGTTAAACGCAGACCTGATTCGCTCCATTGTTGCTCagtttaaatctaaaaacagagcagaagacAAAGAACAAGAGGTCATGAGTTTAAACTACAACAGGaatattaaataaatgataaaagatGCAGGCAAATAGAAAGggaaaggaaagaggaggagtaAGAGGCCATGTGGTGACTCATGctagagaacagaaatctccagcaacacttttATTAGACCGCTGCGTTTCAGcatgtagccttcatcagggtcatcaagaaccACATAGCAAGCAACATTTAAATAGGgtagtgggaaaaaaaaattcaaaatgtttctaAATTACATAATTCTAATCATCAGAAACAGCCACATCTGTATACCAGCCAATGGGGTAACAGTACCAGTGGGTTTGTTAAGTGATCGTCTGGTTTATGATCAATAGACACTGTCAAAGAGGCACAGGGTGCATCTAATGGGAGgcagacacacaaaaaacatgTGTCGAAACAATACAAGGAAATGACCACTTGGTGGGGTTAAAGTGCATTCTAGGTCATTTTAAAGTGCTATCTGTGGGGATGaggaaaaacattttgtaaaagaTTTTTATGAAAAGCTAAAGGACATGAGTAAAAATATCTAAAGAGGGACAGATAAAAGGATGTCATAAAACCAGAACACATAGAACGTTagtttggaaataaaagcttttagaGTTAAAAACCTaataaaaatcccaaattaACTTTGTGACTCGTGCTCTAAACAGAGATGTTATTGAGAATACCCTTAATCTTTACTGTAAGTCTGCAGGGTGGATTGTGATTCCTCTAAAAACAGGCTTTAATTCTCTGAACCACTTCCCCATCGCTGAGATGTTGAAATAAACCACTTCTGGTTCTTCCTAATGAATCACAACATTTTACTGGGactaaagtctttaaaaacttAAGAAAGAAACATCTCTTGAAATGGGAAGTCTGAGGAAAGTTGTACCACTCGAACAAGTAAAAAcactagtgctgtcaaacgattaaaatttttaatcagattaatcaaagGGTTGTtgtggattaattttgattaatcatgattaaccctttacctactgagcctgTGCCGGCGCTGTGTTtaatatgtccggagtattattaccctaactctgtcaaagtttgtctgatcagaaaaatttcaactgtgttggaaagctgagaattgtgggcatgcgcacttATATGGTCCATTATGGTACTTGCAAccatatgacatgggcattcatagcaaaacaccagaagtattgcGAGACCTCTacatggattctcaacactgtaacttctccaaagtttgctcaatctaaaaaatcccaacactgacagagagctgagaatctgtgctttccggcaatatatgatatgtggtatatatattacagtaatgttgaacagcacTGCCagaacggcagctttggcagaagacgagtgagaaaggagagtgaaggaagagagtaaaaggagagcgagtgagagtggtgttttgttttcaaaaaatagcgttagatagtggcatttgtgcgtgtctgtcatgtgcaataacaatatgttactgagaatgttgagaatgcattttttccacctttatttgcactaattg
Above is a genomic segment from Cheilinus undulatus linkage group 19, ASM1832078v1, whole genome shotgun sequence containing:
- the LOC121527579 gene encoding transferrin receptor protein 1-like, with amino-acid sequence MERIRSAFNRVINSERSSSFPLQPEEDGERHDEVKLSDDGTETDDGQAGGSPSFRPVPPHQSRRTVCYCILATILIFMIGYMFGFISHQTASCDLQLSVEKQTSKTPTQDPVVVPVAPNSQMDWADVTELLTQKLSSQAFDKTLSEFDQPKRPAGSDEDISMANRIFNEFKTLQMAPWTNIYYVQLQKPDSTRPNRVSFGPDVFEPKGYLAYSAPKRVQGKLVYGNYGRQKDLDFLKKKSIELEGSVLLLRAGNITFAEQVNIAAANGAAAVLIYPDIQDFKYVADTELYGHVHMGSGDPYTPGFPSFNHTQFPPTKSSGLPEIPAQTITANMALSMLQKIGGPEADAGSGFEGGLESVTYRLGGSENVTIEVNNVLVNTKIHNVFGVIKGFTDPDHYIVLGAQRDAWGQGYARAAVGSAVLLELAKAFQEMVEKDGFRPRRSLVFASWSAGEYGSVGATEWLEGYMSSIEKRAFTYINLDGVVMGRGSFIASSSPLLYSLLESTMKEVKSPIGSGSLYDLVGKSAWQANVLRPMSMDDSAYPFLASSGIPSVSFHFISPDTEKYIYYGTNLDNLDHLNYQTSHRTGEITALAAEFAGRMALRLVHDHLLRLNPSQYSKVFRQAVIKVYKRINQLKMSGQLKDVTPTWLIQAYGSFQRAAAAISNTIQNADLSNPEACRIINDRIIMVEHSLLSPYVSPTKSPFRHILLGQGSHTIASIVDITDMQQLHTELALAIWTLQGCADAMMGDIWYIDNEI